In the genome of Vicia villosa cultivar HV-30 ecotype Madison, WI linkage group LG7, Vvil1.0, whole genome shotgun sequence, one region contains:
- the LOC131619224 gene encoding uncharacterized protein LOC131619224: MGPKNFSLIREKLRAKEEREPTQSEIFVETRKGNKGKEMDAETEKIISQLQKTVENEESDTEAFEAVFGKERPGRVRCYGRNITKTSLKQKSEINALKKVHNEEVSTLRHDFEDKIDRLQNAFKTLMQHCNPQINMESIEDLLGLSHRDANSDPKESGPQMHSSTSTHAPSLIKQVINEDVVEDDDISNQFQEDDSSDEDEVGEELQEDDIGDEFQEDDIGDEFQEDDIDDEEDGGDDF; this comes from the exons ATGGGTCCAAAAAACTTTTCTTTGATTCGTGAAAAATTG CGtgcaaaagaagaaagagaaccCACTCAATCAGAAATTTTTGTTGAAACTCGGAAAGGAAATAAAGGAAAAGAGATGGATGCAGAAACTGAAAAAATAATT TCTCAACTTcaaaaaacagttgaaaatgaggAAAGTGATACAGAGGCATTTGAAGCTGTTTTTGGAAAGGAGCGTCCTGGCAGGGTACGTTGTTATGGGAGAAACATAACTAAAACTTCTTTAAAGCAAAAGTCAGAGATCAATGCTTTGAAAAAAGTACACAATGAAGAAGTCTCTACATTGAGGCACGattttgaagataagattgatagaTTGCAAAATGCTTTTAAGACATTAATGCAACATTGCAATCCTCAAATTAATATGGAATCAATAGAAGATTTGTTAGGATTATCCCATAGAGATGCTAATAGTGACCCAAAGGAGAGTGGCCCACAAATGCATTCCTCTACTTCAACTCATGCTCCAAGTCTTATAAAG CAAGTCATCAATGAAGACGTTGTCGAGGATGACGATATAAGTAACCAATTTCAAGAGGATGATTCAAGTGATGAGGATGAAGTAGGTGAGGAACTTCAAGAGGATGACATAGGTGATGAATTTCAAGAGGACGACATAGGTGATGAATTTCAAGAGGACGACATAGATGATGAAGAGGATGGTGGAGATGACTTTTAG